One stretch of Carassius carassius chromosome 18, fCarCar2.1, whole genome shotgun sequence DNA includes these proteins:
- the LOC132091898 gene encoding uncharacterized protein LOC132091898 isoform X1, translating into MPSDDDGKRQWLAALNLKCPPRNFHVCSFHFVDRQPTTENPYPELWLGYDRPLSKKRRRRTWSDEGAGVNPEQHVMDEMRPVEESLASVPSPKQTDVDDSSCTSKTFTSVGTQWEDHIFEEHCYIKRQHSITYVNQSTQCDTFKPLTLMNDYDSNLYTGLPLHTFHTLVAVLRPHENLAYQTEIEQQILLTLMKLKLNLLIEDLAIRFRISVSQVSRIISFWIDTMAAVLKELISWLPKETIRATTPEAYKQHYPNVTCILDCSESEVQRPGNLDSRSESYSHYYACNTIKYLVAIAPCGLVMFISAAYGGRCSDKFITCDSGILEYLHPGDEVMVDRGFLIRDLLFERKVNMIIPHFANKMQLTEEKVTCSRRIANVRIHVERAIRRLKVYKVLSQTLPITLMPKIDKILRICAALVNLRGDLIREADN; encoded by the exons ATGCCATCCGACGACGACGGTAAAAGACAGTGGCTCGCAGCACTTAATTTGAAATGCCCGCCTCGTAACTTCCATGTATGCTCATTCCACTTTGTGGACAGACAACCAACGACAGAAAATCCATATCCTGAACTTTGGCTTGGATATGATCGTCCATTAAGTAAGAAGAGAAGACGACGAACGTGGTCGGACGAAG GAGCTGGTGTTAACCCAGAGCAACATGTAATGGATGAGATGAGACCTGTAGAAGAGAGTCTTGCATCTGTCCCCAGTCCCAAGCAAACAGATGTAGATGACAGCAGCTGTACATCTAAAACCTTTACCTCTGTTGGAACACAGTGGGAAGACCACATCTTCGAGGAGCATTGTTATATTAAGAGACAACACAGTATAACTTATGTAAACCAGTCAACGCAGTGCGATACATTCAAGCCTCTAACTCTGATGAATGACTATGACTCAAATCTCTACACTGGGCTCCCTCTCCACACATTTCATACCCTTGTAGCTGTTCTGCGTCCCCATGAGAATCTGGCTTACCAGACTGAAATTGAACAGCAAATCTTGCTCACATTAATGAAGCTGAAATTAAACCTGTTGATAGAAGATCTTGCCATTCGATTCCGTATATCAGTGAGTCAAGTGAGCAGGATAATTTCTTTTTGGATTGACACCATGGCTGCAGTCTTGAAGGAACTGATATCATGGCTCCCCAAAGAGACAATCAGGGCCACAACACCAGAGGCATACAAGCAACATTATCCCAATGTTACCTGTATCTTAGACTGCAGTGAAAGTGAAGTCCAAAGACCAGGGAACCTAGACTCAAGGTCTGAATCATACAGCCACTACTATGCTTGCAACACCATCAAGTATTTAGTGGCTATTGCACCATGTGGTCTAGTAATGTTTATATCTGCAGCATATGGGGGACGCTGTAGTGACAAATTCATCACGTGTGATTCTGGCATTCTCGAATACCTCCATCCAGGAGATGAAGTGATGGTGGACAGGGGTTTTTTGATTAGAGACTTGTTGTTTGAAAGAAAAGTCAATATGATAATTCCTCACTTTGCCAACAAAATGCAGCTAACAGAAGAAAAAGTCACATGTAGCCGCAGGATTGCAAATGTAAGGATACATGTTGAACGTGCAATTAGGAGACTGAAAGTATACAAGGTGTTATCACAAACCTTGCCTATCACCCTTATGCCAAAGATAGATAAAATTCTGCGTATATGTGCAGCTTTAGTGAATTTGCGTGGTGATCTAATCCGTGAAGCAgataattaa
- the LOC132091898 gene encoding uncharacterized protein LOC132091898 isoform X2, with amino-acid sequence MDEMRPVEESLASVPSPKQTDVDDSSCTSKTFTSVGTQWEDHIFEEHCYIKRQHSITYVNQSTQCDTFKPLTLMNDYDSNLYTGLPLHTFHTLVAVLRPHENLAYQTEIEQQILLTLMKLKLNLLIEDLAIRFRISVSQVSRIISFWIDTMAAVLKELISWLPKETIRATTPEAYKQHYPNVTCILDCSESEVQRPGNLDSRSESYSHYYACNTIKYLVAIAPCGLVMFISAAYGGRCSDKFITCDSGILEYLHPGDEVMVDRGFLIRDLLFERKVNMIIPHFANKMQLTEEKVTCSRRIANVRIHVERAIRRLKVYKVLSQTLPITLMPKIDKILRICAALVNLRGDLIREADN; translated from the coding sequence ATGGATGAGATGAGACCTGTAGAAGAGAGTCTTGCATCTGTCCCCAGTCCCAAGCAAACAGATGTAGATGACAGCAGCTGTACATCTAAAACCTTTACCTCTGTTGGAACACAGTGGGAAGACCACATCTTCGAGGAGCATTGTTATATTAAGAGACAACACAGTATAACTTATGTAAACCAGTCAACGCAGTGCGATACATTCAAGCCTCTAACTCTGATGAATGACTATGACTCAAATCTCTACACTGGGCTCCCTCTCCACACATTTCATACCCTTGTAGCTGTTCTGCGTCCCCATGAGAATCTGGCTTACCAGACTGAAATTGAACAGCAAATCTTGCTCACATTAATGAAGCTGAAATTAAACCTGTTGATAGAAGATCTTGCCATTCGATTCCGTATATCAGTGAGTCAAGTGAGCAGGATAATTTCTTTTTGGATTGACACCATGGCTGCAGTCTTGAAGGAACTGATATCATGGCTCCCCAAAGAGACAATCAGGGCCACAACACCAGAGGCATACAAGCAACATTATCCCAATGTTACCTGTATCTTAGACTGCAGTGAAAGTGAAGTCCAAAGACCAGGGAACCTAGACTCAAGGTCTGAATCATACAGCCACTACTATGCTTGCAACACCATCAAGTATTTAGTGGCTATTGCACCATGTGGTCTAGTAATGTTTATATCTGCAGCATATGGGGGACGCTGTAGTGACAAATTCATCACGTGTGATTCTGGCATTCTCGAATACCTCCATCCAGGAGATGAAGTGATGGTGGACAGGGGTTTTTTGATTAGAGACTTGTTGTTTGAAAGAAAAGTCAATATGATAATTCCTCACTTTGCCAACAAAATGCAGCTAACAGAAGAAAAAGTCACATGTAGCCGCAGGATTGCAAATGTAAGGATACATGTTGAACGTGCAATTAGGAGACTGAAAGTATACAAGGTGTTATCACAAACCTTGCCTATCACCCTTATGCCAAAGATAGATAAAATTCTGCGTATATGTGCAGCTTTAGTGAATTTGCGTGGTGATCTAATCCGTGAAGCAgataattaa